GGGCTGTAAAGAAGATATTGGGATTTAAGGTAGAGAGTCCTAATGCTGGCAGAAAGACCATGGAGTAAAAGGGAAGACGATTGTCTGAGGTAATTTCCTGAACCTGAAAGGCATCTTTCAAGAAATCCAGTAGTCCGTAGGTGAAACCGATAAACGAGGTTGCGATCGCAAATTCCGAAAACACCGATACCACAATACTCAGCCCTGGCGACTCGGTATTATTTCGCAGTATTGCCAAGGGGTCCAATACCTCGCTGCCAGTGCTCAAGCTGGCTAGGCCCCCCATACTCCCCAAGATCACTGCATTCCAAATTAGAAACATCAGCAATGGAATCACAGAGCCCACAACAATCGACTGGCGGATTTTGCCTAAGTCGCCCTCCAGTTGTGTTGCTACCACCGGCACAACGTTGTGATAGAACAGAGCCACTAACATCACCGAAATGGCCGGACTAATGGCTGGCCAGTTTTGGTGGACCAATTCTCCTGGATCAACCTGAGTGCTACTCAGCACTAACAGGGCCATAAACGTGAGGATCACGATGCCCACAAAGGTGCTGTTAAATTTGGCGACCAGCCGGTCACTTCCCCAATACAGAAGTCCCCCAAAGATCAAGGCAAACACCGTTGGCCCTGCCCAACCCGGAACAGCCCCACCAACTAGATGGCCCAGCCCACCAGAAAGAATATCTCCCCCTTGAGAGAGGTAAGCAACGAGTAACGCATAGTGCAGGAATAAATAGGCTCCACCCGCCACGTTGGCAATGGGTTTGCCCAGGGTACTTTCTACCATCCCCAACAGTCCCATATTGGCCTGACCCGATCGGCGCATACAGAAGACATTGACTTCAGCGAGTAAGAGCGCTGCCACAAGAGCGTACCCCCAGACCACCATTAACATCACCGTCGAGGGTAGAAAACCGGCTGGTTGGGTCATTGCCGGTAGGGCGAGTATGCCAGCCCCAACAGTGGTCCCAGCAACTAACGCAATTGAGGCTCCTCTTTGGTCAGGTGCCTGCTTCAAGGGCTGAGCTGGGCTATCAAGTTTGATTGACGGTCTGTCTTCTGTTAGCAAATCTTTTCTCAAGTAGCAGAGACTACATTAACTGTAATCTTACTTCATGAAACTCAAGCTTTACTAACAACAGTGAGGGCTATTATCCTGATCTGCATCAGAATCAACCGCTTCAGCATGAGCTGAATTCGGTGATGTAACGATTGTTGGCACAGGATCGTAGCCGCCAGGATGAAAGGGATGGCAGCGACAAATCCGTTTGAATGCTAGCCAGCTTCCTTTGATGGCTCCCCATGTAGAGATCGCTTCGATGGCGTAGGCAGAGCAAGTGGGATGAAAACGGCAGGATGGAGAAAAAAAGGGGGAGATCAGTCGTCGATAAACCTGAATAAACCCAATTAATAGCTTTTTCATAAAACTGACTCAAACTAAAACAGGGATAGCCTAACGGTCTATCCCTGTTCAATCGCAAAAATTTAGATGTAGAGGTTGACTCTATCCAATTAACCCGTAACTACCACAAAGCTGGGATAGGCTCAGAAGGAATTGGATCGGGCTCAGCACCACCATAAGGAACGATTGGTTCCTGGACCGGGGGAGCAACCACAGGAGCGGCTGCTCTAGGTAGGCAAACTTTGGTAGCCCAAGTGTTTTCGAACCGAGTCACCATCATTTCTTTGCCAGGCTCTAGGCCCAAGCGAGCAATCGTGCTTTGGGACACTCGCGTATCAACAGGTGCGTCAGCGCCTTCAGGTAAGAGGGTAACGGTTTCGCTTTCTAAATCAACATCCGTGACCGTACCGCGAATAACTTCATCCACAGCAGGAGGCTGAACCTTAGACACCATACCTTCATCATCGACATCAAAGCCGATTAAGTCTCCCTGACTCAAGCTTTCAGAACTTCCTTCAGGGACTGAGTAGGTTTTTTGAGTGCCGTCTAAAAGGCGAACCTCTAGATTCTGGCCATCATAAGAGCGAACAAGCCCATAGTTTCCGGGTAGAGATTGTGGATCAATACTAGTTTCTTGGGCAAGACTGACATTCACCGACCCGAAAGAGGCGATAGTGGTTGCCAGTAGGGATATACCTGCTCCAGTCAATAGGTTTTTCATTGGCGTTCTCTTGCAGATTTGGTTTGTATGCTAGATACCCCCAGCCTAATAAAGCCAATTATGGCGCAGAAATTTGCATATGCCTAGGTCTAGCGGTGAAATATTCATGTCCACCAGCTATATTATGCATATTTTTTCGAAATTAAAATTATTCACCGATATTTTTTTCAAGTTTTTACATCAATCAATACCGAAGAGGATGCTCGGAAGCCAGCGCTAGCAAGAGCTTGAACGGCCATATGCTCATTTTGAACTCGAAACTGAGAACCTAGCCGGATCAGCTGACTTTTCTCATCTCCCTTAATTTTGGCAATGACTGACACTTTGGCACCATTTTCTTCCCCAGCCTGCTGTCGCAAAATTTCCTTGAGCCGTTGCTGTTGCTGGATATTGCCCGCATCTTGAGCTGGAATTTCGACCATCACTAGCTTTACCTCCTCGATCGGCTCAGCATCTTCAACAATGATCTGAATGCGATCGTCTCGCCGATCCACTTTTCCCCAAATCATCAGGCGGAGGTCCGTCTCAATATATTCGCCAATCCGCTCAAAGCTTCTAGGGAAGACGACGCCTTCTGCCTTACCTGACAAATCTTCCATCTGCACGATCGCCATCCGATCGCCTTTCTTGGTGATGATCGGCTTGACTTCTGTCAGTAATACAATGGCGCTGACCGTCGTTTTCTCTGGCTGCTCTTCTAAATTTGCCAAACTGATGGGAGCCATTAACCGGGCGGGCCGCTCAATTTCTCGCAAAGGATGATTGGAGATATAGAAGCCGAGGATTTCTTTTTCCAGCTTTAGCTTCTCGGATTCCTGGAAATCTTCAACGGGTTCGGCTTTAGGTGCTGTCTCTAATGAGGTAGGCGCATCCCCTTCGCCGCCCATAATGTCAAACAGATTGCCTTGGCCGATAGCTCGATCCTTGGCCCGAGACTGGGCCCATTCTAGGATGAGTTCTAGATCATGAACTAACTGATTACGATTGGTGTCAAAGGCATCCAGGGCACCGCTATAAACGAGCGCTTCTAATGCCCGCCGATTGACAACCCGTGGATCAACGCGATCGCAAAGCTCTGCTAAAGATTCAAAACCACCATCCTCATCCCGAGCCGTCAAAACAGCTTCAATGGCACCTTGACCCAAATTGCGAACCGCAGACAGTCCAAACAGAATACTTTTTTCTAAGGGGGTAAAGTCCACACCAGATCGAT
The Acaryochloris marina S15 genome window above contains:
- a CDS encoding amino acid permease encodes the protein MTQPAGFLPSTVMLMVVWGYALVAALLLAEVNVFCMRRSGQANMGLLGMVESTLGKPIANVAGGAYLFLHYALLVAYLSQGGDILSGGLGHLVGGAVPGWAGPTVFALIFGGLLYWGSDRLVAKFNSTFVGIVILTFMALLVLSSTQVDPGELVHQNWPAISPAISVMLVALFYHNVVPVVATQLEGDLGKIRQSIVVGSVIPLLMFLIWNAVILGSMGGLASLSTGSEVLDPLAILRNNTESPGLSIVVSVFSEFAIATSFIGFTYGLLDFLKDAFQVQEITSDNRLPFYSMVFLPALGLSTLNPNIFFTALDYAGAFSISVLGGILPAIMAWTLRYRSPLQTSPQMLVPGGRGTLIIMVVLAVAVIAIQILTMVMA
- a CDS encoding OB-fold nucleic acid binding domain-containing protein: MVKIIQRRSLGLQSVYDIGLAQDHNFLIANGWVAANCFNKSHSTAYGYVTYQTAYLKANYPVEYMAALLTANSGDQDKVQKYIATALSMGIEVEPPDINRSGVDFTPLEKSILFGLSAVRNLGQGAIEAVLTARDEDGGFESLAELCDRVDPRVVNRRALEALVYSGALDAFDTNRNQLVHDLELILEWAQSRAKDRAIGQGNLFDIMGGEGDAPTSLETAPKAEPVEDFQESEKLKLEKEILGFYISNHPLREIERPARLMAPISLANLEEQPEKTTVSAIVLLTEVKPIITKKGDRMAIVQMEDLSGKAEGVVFPRSFERIGEYIETDLRLMIWGKVDRRDDRIQIIVEDAEPIEEVKLVMVEIPAQDAGNIQQQQRLKEILRQQAGEENGAKVSVIAKIKGDEKSQLIRLGSQFRVQNEHMAVQALASAGFRASSSVLIDVKT